A single genomic interval of Bradyrhizobium sp. sBnM-33 harbors:
- a CDS encoding MarR family winged helix-turn-helix transcriptional regulator: MRDNNEMAGHLARRFQQIAVAVFLAEVEEAGFDLTPVQFAALAAIKMNPGIDQVTLAGLIAYDRTTITGVVDRLVQKGLLVRHPSPRDRRARELQVTEAGKRTLRAITPAVEAAQRLMLRGLTEKEGAELMRLLRKAIAAGNELSRAPLREAELR, from the coding sequence GTGAGAGATAACAATGAGATGGCGGGCCATCTGGCGCGCCGCTTCCAGCAAATCGCGGTGGCCGTGTTCCTGGCCGAGGTCGAGGAGGCGGGCTTCGACCTCACGCCCGTTCAGTTCGCGGCATTGGCAGCCATCAAGATGAATCCGGGGATCGATCAGGTGACGCTCGCCGGCCTCATCGCCTATGACCGCACCACCATCACCGGCGTCGTCGACCGCCTGGTGCAGAAAGGCTTGCTGGTGCGTCACCCGAGCCCCCGCGACCGCCGCGCCCGGGAGTTGCAGGTCACGGAAGCCGGAAAGCGAACGCTGCGCGCCATCACGCCGGCCGTCGAGGCAGCCCAGCGCCTCATGCTGCGCGGCCTTACTGAGAAGGAGGGCGCGGAGCTGATGCGGCTGCTGCGCAAAGCCATCGCCGCCGGCAACGAACTGAGCCGCGCGCCGTTGCGGGAGGCAGAGTTGCGGTGA
- a CDS encoding SPW repeat protein, producing MEPARRSYGDLAWKTSNGGCHAELARELDERKFCDVANLILCAILFVSPWIFGFDAGTVSQNAYITGIAIAILAIAALAAFAVWEEWLNLIVGLWALVSPWVLGFQGTTAMTVHVIIGAAVAIQAAIELWMMSQIPPRLTTGS from the coding sequence ATGGAACCGGCGCGGCGATCATACGGTGATTTGGCATGGAAGACCTCCAATGGAGGGTGTCATGCAGAATTGGCTAGAGAATTGGACGAACGCAAATTTTGTGACGTCGCGAACCTGATCCTCTGCGCGATTCTGTTCGTTTCGCCCTGGATATTCGGTTTCGATGCCGGGACAGTCTCTCAAAACGCCTATATCACCGGTATCGCCATCGCGATCCTTGCGATCGCGGCGCTGGCGGCATTCGCGGTGTGGGAGGAGTGGCTGAACCTCATCGTCGGCTTGTGGGCGTTGGTATCGCCCTGGGTATTGGGCTTCCAGGGAACCACCGCGATGACGGTGCATGTGATCATCGGCGCTGCGGTCGCGATCCAGGCAGCGATCGAGCTCTGGATGATGTCCCAGATCCCGCCGCGGCTGACCACCGGCAGCTGA
- a CDS encoding IS110 family transposase, which yields MEYFVGLDVSLKQTSICVVDQTGSVVREGVVDSDPEAISVYVRSKAPDAVRIGLETGPTSTWLWTELKQLGLPVICIDARHAKAVLKMQINKSDRNDAIGIARIMQTGWFKEVHVKDIDSHSVRALLASRALLVKIKRDLENHVRGLLKNLGLVIGRATFNVFAVRTEELIEGRPELIAAIRPLLEARNAVGQQVSELERKVMKLARHDAQVRRFMTMPGIGPITALAFKATIDDPARFARSRSVGAYVGLTSRRHASGELDWSGRISKCGDAMLRSYLFEAAGVLLTRVPKWSAVKAWGVRLVKRNGLRKARSQSRVSSRSFCTACGSTEPSSTGRKRKLLPSEGITEFLPNGGKRRPSRDDGDGEFDRFGASVGKDDRDCNIEPPTSPYAIMRRVHPYRGENSGPGKDDRGELDTQTRN from the coding sequence ATGGAATACTTTGTCGGACTGGACGTATCGTTGAAGCAGACATCGATCTGCGTGGTCGATCAGACGGGGTCGGTCGTGCGAGAGGGCGTGGTCGATTCAGATCCTGAGGCGATCTCAGTTTACGTGAGGTCAAAAGCGCCGGATGCAGTACGCATCGGCCTCGAGACCGGCCCAACGTCCACCTGGCTGTGGACCGAACTTAAGCAGCTTGGCCTACCGGTGATCTGTATCGACGCGCGCCATGCCAAGGCCGTGCTCAAGATGCAGATCAACAAAAGCGACCGCAACGATGCTATCGGGATCGCCCGCATCATGCAGACCGGCTGGTTCAAAGAGGTGCACGTCAAGGATATCGACAGCCATTCGGTCAGGGCGCTGCTGGCGAGTCGGGCGCTGCTGGTCAAGATCAAGCGCGATCTTGAGAACCATGTTCGCGGCCTTCTCAAGAACCTCGGTCTTGTCATCGGCCGCGCCACGTTCAATGTCTTCGCCGTACGAACCGAGGAGTTGATCGAGGGCCGTCCTGAGCTGATAGCTGCGATCAGACCGCTGCTCGAAGCGCGCAATGCCGTTGGGCAGCAGGTTAGCGAGCTTGAGCGCAAGGTTATGAAACTGGCCCGCCATGATGCGCAGGTCCGCCGATTTATGACGATGCCTGGGATCGGTCCGATCACCGCGCTCGCCTTCAAGGCAACGATTGACGATCCGGCACGGTTTGCGCGATCGAGAAGCGTAGGTGCTTATGTCGGGCTAACCAGTAGACGCCACGCCTCCGGAGAGCTCGATTGGTCAGGTCGCATCTCGAAGTGCGGCGACGCGATGCTACGAAGTTACCTGTTTGAAGCAGCCGGGGTTCTGCTGACGCGCGTCCCGAAGTGGTCCGCCGTGAAGGCTTGGGGGGTTAGGCTCGTCAAGCGCAACGGACTCCGCAAGGCAAGGTCGCAGTCGCGCGTAAGCTCGCGGTCATTCTGCACCGCATGTGGATCGACGGAACCGAGTTCAACTGGTCGAAAAAGGAAATTGCTGCCTAGCGAGGGCATTACAGAGTTTCTGCCAAACGGCGGGAAAAGACGTCCCAGCCGGGACGATGGCGATGGTGAGTTCGACAGATTTGGTGCGAGCGTCGGAAAGGACGACCGCGATTGCAACATTGAACCGCCAACGTCACCTTACGCCATCATGCGGAGGGTTCACCCCTACCGCGGAGAGAACAGTGGGCCCGGCAAGGATGATCGTGGAGAGCTTGACACCCAGACCCGGAATTAG
- a CDS encoding inner membrane-spanning protein YciB: MQVVLKHLLLDFLSTLAFFVIVLLTNDVMLALCFGIGFGFLQIAVQRYLRSPIPPIQLMVLALVLVFGASAFITNDSRFLMAKPSISRAAIGIIMLRRGWLARYLPKIARDALPAALVERVGYVWAALIFGLAALNLLVAITASARIWALYSLMVPTTTKAVALIVTYLVLRNKVNRVLAPVRSDKLAR; this comes from the coding sequence ATGCAGGTTGTGTTGAAGCATTTGCTTCTGGACTTTCTTTCGACGCTTGCTTTCTTTGTCATAGTACTTTTGACCAATGACGTAATGCTGGCGCTTTGTTTCGGAATTGGCTTCGGCTTTTTGCAGATTGCGGTTCAGAGATATTTACGCAGTCCCATTCCTCCGATTCAATTGATGGTGCTTGCTCTGGTGCTAGTGTTTGGCGCTTCTGCGTTTATCACAAACGACAGCCGATTTCTGATGGCAAAACCGAGTATCAGCAGAGCGGCGATCGGCATAATTATGCTTCGCCGTGGCTGGCTCGCGCGATATCTTCCAAAAATAGCCCGCGACGCATTACCTGCGGCTCTGGTTGAACGTGTGGGTTATGTATGGGCGGCCTTGATTTTTGGTCTGGCGGCCCTGAACCTGCTCGTTGCTATTACAGCGAGTGCACGCATTTGGGCGCTATATTCACTAATGGTTCCGACGACAACCAAGGCTGTAGCCTTAATCGTCACCTATCTCGTCCTCAGAAATAAGGTGAACCGTGTGTTAGCACCGGTGCGATCCGATAAGCTCGCTCGTTAG
- a CDS encoding acyl carrier protein, with amino-acid sequence MSSTFDQIANIIAETCDIPRDTIKPESHAIDDLGIDSLDFLDIAFAIDKAFGIKMPLEKWTQEVNDGKATTEQYFVLQNLADRIDELVAAKNAAPGA; translated from the coding sequence ATGTCTTCCACATTCGATCAGATCGCCAACATTATCGCGGAGACCTGCGACATTCCGCGCGACACGATCAAGCCGGAGAGCCACGCTATCGACGATCTGGGCATCGACAGCCTGGACTTCCTGGACATCGCCTTTGCCATCGACAAGGCGTTCGGGATCAAGATGCCGCTCGAAAAATGGACCCAGGAGGTCAACGACGGCAAGGCCACGACCGAGCAGTACTTCGTGCTGCAAAATCTCGCCGATCGCATCGACGAGCTGGTCGCCGCCAAGAATGCAGCCCCGGGCGCCTAG
- a CDS encoding alpha/beta hydrolase → MRLSIATAGFVLATLLSIPALAQTRALVTEEMMVKTSDPGIEIYVRNKRPADMTSFRPEQTVLYVHGATYPSETAFDLKLDGLSWMEYIAARGYDVWLLDLRGYGRSTRPPEMADKPEANPPIVTGQTAVKDIGTAVDFILQRRNIPRLNLLGWSWGTTLMATYTTQNAAKVERLVLYAPVWIRQTPSLVQAGSGKLGAYRMVTREQAKERWYTGVPEDKKASLIPAGWFDAWADATFATDPVGAQMNPPVVRAPNGVVQDGAEFFGAGKPYYDPAKITVPTLLVGAEWDRDTPPYMAQTLFPLLVNSPGKRYVALAEGTHSIIMERNRLKLFEAVQAFLDEAKRS, encoded by the coding sequence GTGAGACTTTCAATCGCAACCGCAGGCTTTGTTCTCGCAACGCTCCTTTCGATTCCCGCGCTGGCACAGACGAGGGCTCTGGTGACCGAAGAGATGATGGTCAAGACTTCAGATCCCGGCATCGAGATCTACGTCCGCAACAAGCGGCCCGCAGATATGACTTCCTTCCGGCCGGAGCAGACCGTGCTTTACGTTCACGGCGCGACTTATCCTTCGGAGACGGCGTTCGACCTCAAACTGGATGGTCTGTCCTGGATGGAATACATTGCCGCACGCGGTTATGACGTGTGGCTGCTCGATCTGCGCGGCTACGGCAGGTCGACACGGCCTCCCGAGATGGCCGACAAGCCCGAGGCCAATCCGCCCATCGTGACCGGCCAGACGGCGGTCAAGGACATCGGCACCGCCGTCGATTTCATCTTGCAGCGCCGCAACATTCCGCGCCTCAATCTGCTCGGCTGGTCCTGGGGCACCACGCTGATGGCGACCTACACCACGCAGAACGCTGCGAAGGTCGAACGTCTTGTCCTCTATGCACCTGTCTGGATCCGGCAAACGCCGTCACTCGTCCAGGCCGGTTCAGGCAAGCTCGGCGCGTACCGAATGGTCACGCGCGAGCAAGCGAAGGAGCGCTGGTACACCGGCGTGCCCGAGGACAAGAAGGCCAGCCTCATCCCCGCCGGCTGGTTCGATGCCTGGGCCGACGCAACATTCGCCACCGACCCGGTGGGCGCGCAGATGAATCCACCGGTCGTTCGCGCCCCCAACGGTGTCGTGCAGGACGGCGCCGAATTCTTCGGCGCCGGCAAACCCTATTACGATCCCGCCAAGATCACGGTGCCGACATTACTAGTCGGCGCCGAATGGGACCGCGACACGCCGCCTTACATGGCGCAGACGCTGTTTCCGCTTCTGGTGAACTCGCCGGGCAAACGCTATGTGGCGCTGGCGGAAGGAACGCACTCCATCATCATGGAGCGCAATCGCCTCAAGCTGTTCGAGGCGGTGCAGGCGTTTCTCGATGAGGCGAAGCGGTCGTGA
- a CDS encoding NYN domain-containing protein — protein MSLDSNKIALFIDGANLYATAKTLGFDIDYKRLLKEFQSRGTLLRAFYYTAIIEDQEYSSIRPLIDWLDYNGYTVVTKATKEFIDASGRRKVKGNMDIELAVDAMELAEHVDQMVLFSGDGDFRSLVEAVQRRGVRVTVVSTISSQPPMIADELRRQADVFTDLVELQSKLGRDPSERPAPREPRHHAPQFLQRGATRVPRGEDDDFDE, from the coding sequence ATGTCACTCGATTCCAACAAGATCGCGCTTTTCATCGATGGCGCCAATCTTTATGCCACCGCCAAGACGCTCGGCTTCGACATCGACTACAAGCGCCTTCTCAAGGAATTCCAGAGCCGCGGCACGCTGCTGCGCGCGTTCTACTACACCGCGATCATCGAAGATCAGGAATACTCGTCGATCCGTCCCCTGATCGACTGGCTCGATTACAACGGCTATACCGTCGTCACCAAGGCGACCAAGGAATTCATCGACGCCTCCGGCCGCCGCAAGGTCAAGGGCAACATGGATATCGAGCTCGCGGTCGATGCTATGGAACTCGCCGAACATGTCGACCAAATGGTGCTGTTTTCGGGTGACGGCGATTTCCGCTCGCTGGTCGAAGCGGTACAGCGTCGTGGCGTCCGCGTGACGGTGGTGTCGACGATTTCGAGCCAGCCGCCGATGATCGCCGACGAATTGCGGCGCCAGGCCGACGTCTTCACCGACCTGGTGGAACTGCAATCCAAGCTCGGCCGCGACCCTTCCGAACGGCCGGCCCCGCGCGAGCCGCGCCATCACGCACCGCAATTCCTGCAGCGCGGGGCCACCAGGGTACCACGGGGCGAAGACGACGACTTCGATGAATGA
- a CDS encoding transposase, whose product MIEGRPELIAAIRPLLEARNAVGQQVSELDRKVMKLARHDAQVRRFMTMPGIGPITALAFKATIDDPARFARSRSVGAYVGLTSRRHASGELDWSGRISKCGDAMLRSYLFEAAGVLLTRVPKWSAVKAWGVRLVKRNGLRKAKVAVARKLAVILHRMWIDGTEFNWSKKEIAA is encoded by the coding sequence TTGATCGAGGGCCGTCCTGAGCTGATAGCTGCGATCAGACCGCTGCTCGAAGCGCGCAATGCCGTTGGGCAGCAGGTTAGCGAGCTTGACCGCAAGGTTATGAAACTGGCCCGCCATGATGCGCAGGTCCGCCGATTTATGACGATGCCTGGGATCGGTCCGATCACCGCGCTCGCCTTCAAGGCAACGATTGACGATCCGGCACGGTTTGCGCGATCGAGAAGCGTAGGTGCTTATGTCGGGCTAACCAGTAGACGCCACGCCTCCGGAGAGCTCGATTGGTCAGGTCGCATCTCGAAGTGCGGCGACGCGATGCTACGAAGTTACCTGTTTGAAGCAGCCGGGGTTCTGCTGACGCGCGTCCCGAAGTGGTCCGCCGTGAAGGCTTGGGGGGTTAGGCTCGTCAAGCGCAACGGACTCCGCAAGGCAAAGGTCGCAGTCGCGCGTAAGCTCGCGGTCATTCTGCATCGCATGTGGATCGACGGAACCGAGTTCAACTGGTCGAAAAAGGAAATTGCTGCCTAG
- a CDS encoding FAD-binding monooxygenase produces MQFHLNGFEPGDPKIADPAERVLPSGTSGPVPAEVDVLIVGCGPAGLTLAAQLSAFADIKTCIIEQKPSRLLRGQADGVACRTMEMFHAFGFGERVLKEACWITETTFWKPDDRKPENIVRSGRVQDVEDDLSEMPHLILNQARVHDCYLDVMRKSPTKLEPYYSRRLLDLSIAPAARFEEHAVTVRLERLDAGHEGDVEIVQARYVVGCDGARSIVRRSIGRELRGDSANHAWGVMDILAVTDFPDIRFKVLIQSARDGSIIVIPREGGYLVRLYVELANLDADERVASRNITPDDLIAKARRILHPHTLEVKEIAWWSVYEIGQRLTDKFDEVPAEETATRLPRVFIAGDACHTHSPKAGQGMNVSMQDAFNLGWKLAAVLRKRSAPHLLHTYSAERQAVAKELIDFDREWAAILASAKGDNKGADAAKTQDYFVRHGRYTAGTATHYRPSIITAEPSHQHLAKGFVIGTRFHSAPVVRLSDAKPIHLGHVTKADGRFRLFIFAGADDPAAANSPLRSLCDFLSENPKSPVRRHTSADADIDSVIDVRAVLQQAHTELAIGAMPPLLLPQKGRYGLIDYEKMFCPDLKSGHDIFAMRGIGRSAGCMVVVRPDQYVAHVLPLDGHAELAAYFDAFMLRAG; encoded by the coding sequence ATGCAGTTTCATCTGAATGGCTTCGAGCCGGGCGACCCCAAGATCGCCGATCCCGCCGAGCGCGTGCTACCCTCCGGCACATCAGGCCCCGTTCCGGCGGAAGTCGACGTCCTGATCGTCGGCTGCGGACCGGCAGGCCTGACGTTGGCGGCGCAGCTTTCAGCGTTTGCCGACATCAAAACCTGCATCATCGAGCAGAAGCCGAGCCGGCTCTTGCGCGGCCAGGCCGACGGCGTCGCCTGCCGCACCATGGAAATGTTCCACGCCTTCGGTTTCGGCGAGCGCGTGCTGAAGGAAGCCTGCTGGATCACCGAAACAACATTCTGGAAGCCGGACGATCGCAAGCCCGAAAACATCGTGCGCAGCGGCCGGGTTCAGGACGTCGAGGACGACCTGTCGGAAATGCCGCACCTCATCCTGAACCAGGCGCGCGTGCATGATTGCTACCTCGATGTCATGCGCAAATCGCCCACAAAGCTCGAGCCCTATTATTCACGTCGATTGCTGGACCTTTCGATCGCGCCGGCAGCGCGGTTCGAGGAACACGCGGTGACCGTGCGTCTCGAACGGCTCGATGCCGGGCACGAGGGCGATGTCGAGATTGTCCAGGCACGCTACGTCGTCGGCTGTGACGGCGCGCGCAGCATCGTGCGCAGATCGATCGGGCGCGAGCTGCGCGGCGATTCAGCCAATCATGCCTGGGGCGTGATGGACATCCTTGCCGTCACCGATTTCCCCGACATCCGCTTCAAGGTGCTGATCCAGTCGGCACGCGACGGCAGCATCATCGTGATCCCGCGCGAAGGCGGCTATCTCGTGCGGCTGTATGTCGAACTCGCCAATCTCGACGCCGACGAGCGAGTTGCCAGCCGCAACATCACGCCGGACGATCTGATCGCGAAGGCGCGGCGGATTCTTCATCCGCATACGCTCGAGGTGAAAGAGATCGCCTGGTGGTCGGTCTACGAGATCGGCCAGCGGCTAACCGACAAATTCGACGAGGTGCCGGCGGAAGAAACCGCAACGCGCCTGCCCCGCGTGTTCATCGCCGGCGATGCCTGCCACACCCACAGCCCCAAGGCGGGCCAGGGCATGAACGTCTCGATGCAGGACGCCTTCAATCTCGGATGGAAATTGGCCGCCGTGCTGCGCAAACGCAGCGCGCCGCATCTTCTGCACACCTATTCGGCGGAACGGCAGGCGGTTGCGAAAGAACTGATTGACTTCGACCGCGAATGGGCTGCGATCCTCGCGTCCGCCAAGGGTGACAACAAGGGCGCGGATGCTGCGAAAACCCAAGACTATTTCGTCCGGCATGGCCGCTATACTGCGGGAACTGCGACGCACTACCGCCCGTCCATCATCACCGCCGAACCAAGCCATCAGCATCTCGCCAAGGGTTTTGTGATCGGCACGCGCTTTCACTCCGCGCCGGTTGTGCGGCTTTCGGACGCCAAGCCGATTCACCTCGGCCACGTGACCAAAGCTGACGGACGCTTCCGGCTCTTCATCTTTGCCGGCGCGGACGATCCTGCCGCCGCCAACTCCCCTCTCCGCTCGCTGTGCGACTTCCTGAGCGAGAATCCAAAATCTCCCGTGAGGCGACACACGTCCGCGGACGCCGATATCGATTCAGTGATCGATGTCCGCGCCGTGCTCCAGCAGGCGCACACCGAGCTCGCCATTGGGGCGATGCCCCCGCTCCTGCTTCCGCAAAAAGGACGCTATGGGCTCATCGACTACGAAAAGATGTTCTGCCCCGATCTCAAGAGCGGCCACGACATCTTCGCGATGCGCGGCATCGGTCGGTCCGCCGGATGCATGGTCGTGGTGCGCCCGGACCAGTACGTCGCGCATGTGCTCCCGCTCGATGGCCATGCGGAGCTTGCGGCATATTTTGATGCGTTCATGTTGCGGGCGGGGTGA
- a CDS encoding Calx-beta domain-containing protein yields the protein MANITGTELDDPNLTGTAEGDTISGLGGRDHLYGGAGNDTLFGGAGNDAMRGDAGADTMFGEAGDDDYYVDDVNDIVSETTTQGVDEGGKDRVYSTVSYTLSPFLERLVLLESAVALSATGNAQVNSIVGNSNANIISGGGGKDTLTGGLAADTFMFGRANAANTVTITDFAAEDKFGITASDYGLSQGNGLVDNGSGKLVLDPAWFAAVTGNQGTVAGHGQFLYNTTTRSVMWDPDGSGAATGIALATLQTGAVVSASNFEISGATGNPVVGDISIDDVTIAEGNSGTKTATFTVSRTGTAAFAVDFATANATAVAGSDYLATAGTLSFADGQATRTVSVTINGDTSVEPNETFFFNLANATNGGSIVDGQGLATITNDDATAVVGDISIDDVTIAEGNSGTKTATFTVSRTGTAAFAVDFATANGTAAAGSDYLATGATLNFAAGQATRTVSVTINGDTSVESNETFFLNLTNATNGGSIVDGQGVATITNDDATAVVGDISIDDVTIAEGNSGTKTATFTVSRTGTAAFAVDFATANATAVAGSDYLATAGTLSFADGHATRTVLVTINGDTSVEPNETFFFNLTNATNGGSIVDGQGLATISNDDSGGTGPAVVKSTDTAAFGSTDPAGIAYVPGMGFFVSDSEVEESPFFRTQDLWKLQPDGTLVQSFSVLNFTNEPTGLAFDSSNGRLYISDDDQRKIVWVDPANPTVKLGQSADTRLVNIVDPEDVAVNPTNGHLFIANGTGNSSNGGPFGAAIVETNDAVTQVYSVIRLPAEIKDPEALAYDASHDVFYVGGGFSPNIWVVDRSGNILQKLDVLEGFRNTNTSAHVKDLELAQSSDPNDDPAKLNLFVADYGNSHISDGRMIEIDLQGSLLLV from the coding sequence ATGGCAAACATTACCGGCACAGAACTTGACGATCCCAATCTCACTGGCACAGCCGAAGGCGATACCATCTCGGGCCTTGGCGGGCGCGATCACCTTTATGGGGGCGCCGGTAACGATACGCTGTTTGGCGGGGCCGGTAACGACGCCATGCGCGGTGATGCCGGCGCCGACACCATGTTCGGCGAGGCCGGCGACGACGACTACTACGTCGACGATGTGAACGACATCGTCAGCGAGACGACAACGCAAGGCGTCGACGAAGGGGGCAAAGACAGGGTTTACAGCACCGTCAGCTATACCCTGAGCCCATTCCTCGAGCGGCTGGTGCTGCTGGAATCGGCGGTCGCCCTCAGCGCCACGGGCAACGCCCAGGTCAATTCGATCGTAGGCAACTCGAACGCCAACATCATCAGCGGCGGCGGCGGCAAGGATACACTCACCGGCGGCTTGGCGGCCGATACGTTCATGTTCGGCCGGGCCAACGCAGCCAACACCGTCACCATCACGGATTTCGCGGCCGAGGACAAGTTCGGCATCACTGCCAGCGACTATGGGTTGAGTCAGGGCAACGGCCTCGTCGACAATGGCTCCGGTAAACTCGTCCTGGACCCAGCCTGGTTCGCCGCCGTGACCGGGAACCAGGGCACGGTCGCCGGCCACGGCCAGTTTCTGTACAATACCACTACCCGCTCCGTGATGTGGGACCCGGACGGCTCCGGTGCCGCCACCGGTATTGCGCTGGCAACGCTGCAGACAGGCGCCGTCGTTAGCGCCAGCAACTTCGAGATTTCCGGCGCCACCGGCAACCCGGTGGTCGGCGACATCTCCATCGACGATGTCACCATCGCTGAGGGCAACAGCGGAACCAAGACGGCGACCTTCACAGTGAGCCGCACCGGGACCGCGGCGTTCGCCGTCGACTTCGCCACCGCCAACGCCACGGCGGTGGCTGGTTCCGACTACCTGGCAACCGCGGGCACCTTGAGCTTCGCGGACGGACAAGCGACGCGGACGGTTTCGGTGACCATCAATGGCGACACCTCCGTCGAGCCCAACGAGACGTTCTTCTTCAACCTCGCCAACGCCACGAACGGCGGCTCCATCGTCGACGGCCAGGGCCTCGCCACCATCACCAACGACGACGCGACGGCGGTCGTCGGCGACATCTCCATCGACGATGTCACCATCGCTGAGGGCAACAGCGGAACCAAGACGGCGACCTTCACGGTGAGCCGCACCGGCACCGCGGCGTTCGCCGTTGACTTCGCCACCGCCAACGGCACGGCGGCGGCTGGCTCCGACTACCTGGCAACCGGGGCCACCTTGAACTTCGCAGCCGGACAGGCAACGCGGACGGTCTCGGTGACGATCAACGGCGACACCTCCGTCGAATCCAACGAGACGTTCTTCCTCAACCTGACCAACGCCACAAACGGCGGCTCCATCGTCGACGGCCAGGGCGTCGCCACCATCACCAACGACGACGCGACGGCGGTCGTCGGCGACATCTCCATCGACGATGTCACCATCGCTGAGGGCAACAGCGGAACCAAGACGGCGACCTTCACGGTGAGCCGCACCGGGACCGCGGCGTTCGCCGTCGACTTCGCCACCGCCAACGCCACGGCGGTGGCTGGTTCCGACTACCTGGCAACCGCGGGCACCTTGAGCTTCGCGGACGGACACGCGACGCGGACGGTTTTGGTGACCATCAATGGCGACACCTCCGTCGAGCCCAACGAGACGTTCTTCTTCAACCTCACCAACGCCACGAACGGCGGCTCCATCGTCGACGGCCAGGGCCTCGCCACCATCAGCAACGACGACAGCGGCGGGACAGGACCGGCCGTTGTCAAGAGCACCGACACGGCAGCGTTCGGCAGCACCGATCCCGCCGGGATCGCCTATGTCCCGGGAATGGGATTCTTCGTCAGTGACTCGGAAGTTGAGGAGAGCCCGTTCTTCCGTACCCAGGACCTATGGAAGCTGCAGCCCGACGGCACCCTCGTCCAGTCGTTCAGCGTGTTGAACTTCACAAATGAGCCAACGGGCCTGGCCTTCGACTCCAGCAACGGGCGCCTGTACATCTCCGACGACGATCAAAGGAAAATCGTCTGGGTCGATCCAGCCAATCCAACGGTGAAGCTCGGGCAATCGGCCGACACTCGCCTTGTCAACATCGTTGACCCGGAGGACGTAGCCGTAAATCCGACCAACGGCCATTTGTTTATCGCTAACGGGACGGGTAATTCCTCGAACGGGGGACCCTTCGGCGCCGCGATTGTCGAGACCAATGATGCGGTCACCCAAGTCTATAGCGTCATTCGACTGCCGGCAGAAATCAAGGACCCCGAGGCGCTGGCCTATGACGCCAGTCACGACGTCTTCTATGTTGGCGGCGGCTTCAGCCCGAACATCTGGGTCGTCGACCGCAGCGGCAACATCCTGCAAAAGCTCGACGTCCTCGAGGGATTCCGCAACACTAACACATCGGCCCACGTCAAGGACCTCGAGCTCGCGCAGAGCAGCGACCCTAACGACGATCCCGCCAAACTAAACCTCTTTGTCGCCGATTACGGGAATTCGCACATCAGCGATGGTCGCATGATCGAGATCGACCTTCAGGGGAGCTTGCTTTTGGTGTAG
- a CDS encoding glutathione S-transferase family protein, which yields MVDLILTTFDWVPEMPRGYVRDIRVRWALEEAALPYRVESVPFRARSAEHFTHQPFGQVPWLTDGDISIFESGAILLHLTERSAALMPADPRGRSEALQWLFAALNSVEMASLPWSILAFSGDTGDTPAWKRLDGFLKARLGHMEPVLAGREWLAGTFSVADILMADVLRLVDRFDGLARYPACRHYVARATARPCFHQMAHFAAAD from the coding sequence ATGGTCGACCTGATCCTCACCACGTTCGATTGGGTTCCCGAGATGCCGCGGGGCTATGTGCGTGACATACGCGTGCGCTGGGCGCTGGAAGAGGCCGCCTTGCCCTATCGCGTCGAAAGCGTGCCATTTCGCGCTCGCAGTGCCGAGCATTTCACGCACCAACCGTTCGGCCAGGTGCCGTGGTTGACGGATGGAGACATCTCGATCTTCGAGAGCGGCGCGATCCTGCTTCATCTGACCGAGCGAAGTGCCGCGCTGATGCCGGCCGATCCGCGCGGTCGCAGCGAGGCTTTGCAATGGCTGTTCGCGGCGCTCAATTCAGTCGAGATGGCAAGCCTGCCCTGGTCGATATTGGCGTTCTCTGGCGACACCGGTGATACGCCGGCATGGAAGCGTTTGGACGGGTTCCTCAAGGCACGGCTCGGGCACATGGAGCCGGTCCTGGCAGGGCGCGAATGGCTGGCCGGGACCTTCTCCGTCGCCGACATACTCATGGCGGATGTGCTGCGCCTTGTCGATCGGTTCGACGGGCTGGCGCGATATCCCGCCTGTCGTCACTATGTCGCGCGCGCCACGGCCCGCCCGTGTTTTCACCAGATGGCGCATTTTGCTGCGGCGGACTGA